Proteins co-encoded in one Fusarium fujikuroi IMI 58289 draft genome, chromosome FFUJ_chr06 genomic window:
- a CDS encoding related to ATP-dependent RNA helicase, with product MADTFDTAAMSEALPSAGQKDQSATPGTQGYDASQGKWTEPQAIDYSSMTSGGGDQQWGCNARAYAWQDEYGDVGPKYPELELELFGDPTTRHDRVGLDFSQIESIEVQQEGPTKIDPIGSFKDAGVHPAMLENIELCGYENPTPIQKFTIPSILMGHDVIGIAQTGSGKTAAYLIPILSKLMGKAKKLAAFRPNPLTFREGLDEVTAEPLVLIVVPTRELAVQIFNEARKLCYRTMLRPGVVYGGVPVKEQTCLLQKGCDVLIGTPGRLVDFIQRPKVLTLRRLRYMVIDEADELLNDDWSEELNPILSGGEQDEGNVKFSLFSATFPKAARDLAKNYLAASHVRFRVGRAGSTTSNIKQIVLQAEAPQKKELLVKLLEEMHGIRTIIFVNSRQAADNLDDFLFNMHLPVTSMHSDRTQQEREAAMRAFRSGNAPILIATGVTARGIDVQNVLHVINYDMPSIDYGGIEEYTHRIGRTGRIGHRGVATSFLSERDEPMASVLTRTLLETNQEIPDFLQQYVPEGEARNNLKFEADSDFDPNDYAGAGDAGDAWGEDAGNNAGNAAGGDAWGGGGDGGNTGGGGAWGADTAAPVEAW from the exons ATGGCGGACACTTTTGATACCGCTGCCATGAGCGAAGCGCTCCCTAGCGCCGGTCAGAAGGACCAATCCGCAACTCCCGGCACTCAGGGATACGATGCGTCCCAGGGGAAATGGACTGAGCCCCAGGCGATCGACTATTCCTCCATGACTTCCGGTGGCGGTGACCAGCAGTGGGGTTGTAACGCGCGTGCCTATGCCTGGCAGGATGAGTATGGTGATGTCGGTCCCAAGTATCCTGAGCTAGAGCTCGAATTGTTCGGAGATCCCACTACTCGCCACGACCGAGTTGGACTCGACTTCTCTCA AATCGAGAGCATTGAGGTTCAGCAGGAGGGTCCGACTAAAATCGATCCCATCGGCTCCTTCAAGGACGCTGGCGTCCATCCCGCCATGCTCGAGAACATCGAGCTTTGTGGCTATGAGAACCCGACGCCCATTCAAAAATTCACCATTCCCTCTATCCTAATGGGACACGATGTCATTGGCATCGCGCAAACAG GATCCGGCAAAACTGCTGCGTACCTTATCCCCattctcagcaagctcatgggcaaggccaagaagcttgctgctTTCCGTCCCAACCCATTGACGTTTCGCGAGGGCCTCGACGAGGTCACTGCTGAGCCACTTGTACTCATTGTGGTTCCCACTCGTGAACTGGCGGTTCAAATTTTCAATGAAGCTCGTAAGCTTTGTTATCGTACCATGCTCCGTCCGGGTGTCGTTTATGGGGGTGTTCCTGTAAAGGAGCAGACCTGTCTCCTGCAGAAAGGATGCGATGTACTGATCGGAACACCTGGTCGCCTGGTGGACTTTATTCAACGCCCTAAAGTCTTGACTCTGCGACGCCTGCGTTATATGGTGATTGATGAGGCCGACGAACTCCTGAATGACGACTGGTCCGAAGAGCTTAACCCAATCTTGTCCGGTGGTG AACAGGATGAAGGCAACGTCAAGTTTAGCCTTTTCTCTGCCACGTTCCCCAAGGCCGCTCGTGACCTGGCCAAGAACTACCTCGCGGCTTCTCATGTCCGGTTCCGTGTTGGCCGCGCCGGAAGTACCacttccaacatcaagcaaatTGTTCTGCAGGCTGAAGCcccccagaagaaggaacTGTTGGTCAAGCTACTTGAGGAAATGCATGGTATTCGTACCATCATTTTCGTGAACAGTCGCCAGGCCGCAGATAACTTGGACGACTTCCTTTTCAACATGCATTTGCCGGTCACATCGATGCACAGTGATCGGACCCAGCAGGAGCGAGAGGCCGCGATGCGGGCTTTCCGTTCTGGAAATGCTCCGATTCTCATTGCTACCGGAGTGACTGCCCGTGGCATTGATGTGCAGAATGTCCTGCATGTCATCAACTACGACATGCCATCCATCGACTACGGCGGCATCGAGGAGTACACTCATCGGATTG GCCGAACTGGTCGCATCGGCCATCGAGGTGTGGCCACATCTTTTCTTTCGGAGCGTGATGAGCCCATGGCCAGTGTTCTCACTCGAACACTCCTGGAGACTAATCAGGAGATCCCTGACTTCCTCCAGCAGTACGTTCCCGAAGGTGAAGCTCGCAACAATTTGAAGTTTGAGGCAGATTCTGACTTCGACCCCAACGATTACGCTGGGGCTGGTGACGCTGGCGACGCCTGGGGAGAGGATGCTGGCAACAATGCCGGCAATGCCGCTGGCGGTGATGCCtggggaggtggtggtgatggcggcAACACTGGTGGCGGGGGTGCTTGGGGTGCTGATACCGCTGCTCCCGTTGAAGCTTGGTAA
- a CDS encoding related to fruit fly brahma transcriptional activator — MGSSNKKKREKQKDFQKPKFKVGKDKPKASNFTDTSFKSKAIVMGHQSLSTVAPDVAQQFKHNLSLASSSKSDKQRREALAYLTSQLSAEPPVNPVGTHAVLAKLLPLISDSSTPVRSQLLKLFRELPAEEVRHSVEQAIMFIRAGMTHLSADISNDSLGVMEWILDVAENDLIVCPGGWVKTLNSFCAMMGWALTTSKAGWSSGSRSGLRAKDASTYARQIATLSRFLEAGLRPEAEIPEDESEIWDNLYRIPQDSNAFEYLNLYGTRRDEEGEMYPSRDARQRVFERRFLEAVLKGTDQAKKEGGATGRAAAGLDKVLQDGMGEYESSTAMDTQDLLSLW, encoded by the exons ATGGgttccagcaacaagaagaagcgcgagAAGCAAAAGGACTTCCAG AAACCGAAGTTCAAGGTGGGCAAGGATAAGCCAAAAGCGTCCAATTTCACAGATACAAGTTTCAAGTCAAAGG CTATTGTGATGGGTCATCAGTCACTCTCAACAGTCGCACCTGATGTCGCCCAACAATTCAAACACAATCTCTCActagcctcttcttcaaagtcAGACAAACAAAGACGAGAAGCATTGGCCTATCTTACTTCACAGCTTTCAGCAGAACCTCCTGTCAATCCAGTAGGAACACATGCGGTTCTCGCCAAACTGCTTCCACTCATCTCAGATAGCTCGACGCCAGTTCGAAGTCAACTACTCAAGCTTTTCAGAGAGCTACCTGCCGAAGAGGTCAGACACAGTGTGGAGCAAGCCATCATGTTTATCCGGGCGGGTATGACACACCTCTCGGCCGACATCAGCAATGACTCTCTCGGTGTAATGGAATGGATTTTGGATGTTGCAGAGAACGACTTGATCGTGTGTCCTGGCGGTTGGGTGAAGACCCTAAACAGTTTCTGTGCCATGATGGGGTGGGCATTGACAACTTCAAAAGCCGGATGGTCTTCTGGCTCAAGATCTGGTCTGCGGGCAAAAGATGCTTCGACATATGCCCGACAAATCGCCACGCTATCACGGTTCCTGGAGGCTGGTCTTCGGCCTGAAGCTGAGATTCCCGAAGATGAGTCGGAGATATGGGACAACTTATATCGAATCCCACAAGACTCGAATGCATTCGAATATCTCAACCTTTATGGTACTCGACGAGACGAAGAGGGGGAAATGTATCCCAGTCGGGATGCAAGACAACGAGTATTTGAGCGAAGGTTTTTGGAGGCAGTGCTGAAGGGCACCGACCAAGCGAAAAAAGAGGGTGGTGCTACTGGTCGAGCGGCAGCTGGCCTCGACAAAGTTCTTCAAGACGGAATGGGCGAATATGAAAGTTCGACGGCAATGGATACACAGGATCTCCTGAGCCTCTGGTGA